A genomic segment from Gavia stellata isolate bGavSte3 chromosome 4, bGavSte3.hap2, whole genome shotgun sequence encodes:
- the NFYB gene encoding nuclear transcription factor Y subunit beta has translation MDGDSSTTDASQLGIAGDYIGGSHYVIQPHDDTEDSMNDHEDTNGSKESFREQDIYLPIANVARIMKNAIPQTGKIAKDAKECVQECVSEFISFITSEASERCHQEKRKTINGEDILFAMSTLGFDSYVEPLKLYLQKFREAMKGEKGIGGTVTTGDGLSEELTEEAFTNQLPAGLITTDGQQQNVMVYTTSYQQISGVQQIQFS, from the exons ATGGATGGTGATAGCTCCACAACAGATGCTTCTCAGTTAGGAATTGCTGGAGATTACATTGGTGGCAGTCACTATGTGATACAGCCTCATGATG aCACAGAGGACAGCATGAATGATCACGAAGATACAAATGGCTCAAAAGAGAGTTTTAGAGAACAAGATATATATCTTCCAATTGCAAATGTGGCAAGGATAATGAAAAATGCTATACCCCAAACAGGAAAG ATTGCTAAGGACGCAAAGGAATGCGTGCAAGAGTGTGTAAGTGAATTTATCAGTTTTATAACATCAGAAGCAAGTGAGAGGTGTcaccaagagaaaagaaagaccaTCAACGGAGAGGATATTCTCTTTGCCATGTCTACCTTGGGATTTGATAGCTATGTTGAACCTTTGAAGTTATACCTCCAAAAATTCAGAGAG gcaatgaaaggagaaaagggaattgGGGGAACAGTTACAACTGGAGATGGTCTAAGTGAGGAGCTCACAGAGGAAGCATTTA ctaACCAGTTGCCAGCAGGCTTAATAACTACAGATGGTCAACAGCAGAATGTTATGGTCTACACAACATCGTATCAACAG atCTCTGGTGTTCAACAAATTCAGTTCTCATGA